A stretch of Henckelia pumila isolate YLH828 chromosome 4, ASM3356847v2, whole genome shotgun sequence DNA encodes these proteins:
- the LOC140866053 gene encoding cytochrome P450 CYP72A219-like has translation MIPNLSLIFTSTLAAVCIASAVKLLNWVWFGPRKLEKILREQGLNGNPYRFVLGDLKELINVTTEEQSRSIALSDDVVPHIIPYYWKIFKKFGSNSFVWFGPWPRLNVTDPELIMEILRKPEVFQKPVTDSVTGKILTGGIVFLEGQKWSLHRKIINPAFHLEKLKKMVPAMGLSCTSMLEKWESMVSCTNEGSCEIDVWPYIEDLTGDVISRTAFGSSYEEGKRIFHLHRDKLELTLNLLKSSFIPGWKYLPTKTNKRVIDISREMRSLLEGIIKKRVEAIEMGEAIVGDDFLGVLMESNSQENGNNNRGMSIEDVIEECKLFYFAGSETTSCLLVWTIVLLCQFQEWQNLARDEVLGVFGNSEPHFEGLNQLKVVTMILLEVLRLYPPVPLMARGPTQTVKLGNLTIPAGVHMTLLIAELHHDPKIWGEDAEEFKPQRFSKGISNAATNSSGFVPFSSGPRICIGQNFAMIEAKMVVAMILQRFSFELSPSYSHSPFSILTLKPKHGAAVILRSLRSQTRPAS, from the exons ATGATTCCTAATCTGAGCTTAATCTTCACCTCCACCCTTGCAGCTGTATGCATAGCATCCGCAGTGAAGTTACTGAATTGGGTTTGGTTCGGTCCGAGAAAACTGGAAAAAATTCTAAGGGAACAGGGACTTAATGGTAATCCATACAGATTCGTTCTTGGTGATCTTAAAGAACTGATCAATGTCACTACTGAAGAACAGTCTCGATCAATCGCACTATCAGACGATGTGGTTCCACACATTATCCCCTATTACTGGAAGATCTTTAAAAAGTTCG GCTCGAATTCTTTCGTGTGGTTTGGGCCGTGGCCGAGATTGAATGTTACAGATCCGGAGCTGATCATGGAGATTTTAAGGAAACCAGAAGTGTTTCAGAAGCCCGTCACAGATTCGGTGACTGGCAAGATTCTCACGGGAGGGATCGTGTTTCTTGAAGGTCAAAAATGGAGTTTGCACAGAAAGATTATAAATCCTGCTTTTCATCTGGAGAAGTTAAAG AAAATGGTACCAGCAATGGGTTTGAGCTGTACAAGCATGTTAGAAAAATGGGAATCCATGGTTTCTTGCACAAACGAAGGCTCATGCGAAATCGACGTATGGCCATATATTGAAGACTTAACAGGGGACGTGATCTCGCGCACCGCATTTGGCAGCAGTTATGAAGAAGGAAAAAGGATATTTCATCTCCATAGAGACAAACTCGAGCTCACTTTAAACCTACTCAAATCATCCTTCATTCCAGGATGGAA ATATCTTCccacaaaaacaaacaaaagagTGATAGATATCTCGAGGGAAATGAGATCTTTACTAGAGGGGATCATCAAGAAAAGGGTGGAGGCCATAGAAATGGGAGAAGCAATTGTTGGTGATGACTTCTTGGGTGTGCTAATGGAATCCAATTCACAAGAAAATGGCAACAACAACAGGGGAATGAGTATAGAAGATGTGATTGAAGAGTGTAAGCTTTTTTACTTCGCCGGGTCGGAAACGACCTCATGTTTGCTGGTTTGGACTATAGTGTTGCTGTGCCAGTTTCAAGAATGGCAAAATTTGGCAAGAGACGAGGTTTTGGGAGTTTTTGGGAATTCGGAGCCACATTTTGAAGGGTTGAATCAACTCAAAGTT GTAACTATGATTCTGCTAGAAGTCCTGAGACTGTACCCGCCGGTACCTCTCATGGCTCGGGGCCCGACACAGACGGTGAAACTAGGAAACTTGACAATACCAGCAGGCGTACATATGACACTGCTGATTGCTGAACTCCATCACGACCCCAAGATATGGGGAGAAGACGCAGAAGAATTCAAGCCTCAGAGATTTTCCAAAGGGATTTCTAATGCCGCCACAAACTCCAGCGGCTTTGTACCATTCAGCTCGGGTCCCAGGATCTGCATTGGCCAGAATTTCGCCATGATTGAGGCCAAAATGGTTGTGGCGATGATTCTGCAACGATTTTCGTTCGAATTGTCCCCGTCTTATTCGCATTCTCCCTTTTCGATTCTTACGCTGAAACCAAAGCATGGTGCTGCTGTGATTTTGCGGAGTCTCCGATCACAGACGCGACCCGCTTCCTAG
- the LOC140860401 gene encoding agamous-like MADS-box protein AGL29, with translation MLIPKDNSTTTLKKKTTQGRKKIEIKKIENLSNRQVTFSKRRVGLFKKASELCILSGAEVAIVVHSLGKRVFAFGHPTPDAVIDRFLKDMSEPGSGGEGRDSCASTAKTREFNKHYTDMCKELEAEKKRKDMIDAEKRAAEGFGYNVGGGFWWDDPVDSMDVEELEQYMAALGELINNVTMRANDLMHAQSSNSQSAPTAAFGGVSGLDVEGCSTFGDAASILNQNPANIGGFDYCNNNNSCMLPNLGDFGQGMV, from the coding sequence ATGTTGATTCCAAAGGATAACAGCACCACCACTTTGAAGAAGAAGACCACCCAGGGTCGGAAGAAGATCGAAATCAAGAAAATCGAGAACCTAAGCAACCGGCAAGTAACCTTCTCCAAGCGGCGCGTGGGGCTGTTCAAGAAAGCGAGCGAGCTCTGCATCCTCAGCGGCGCCGAAGTCGCCATCGTCGTCCACTCGCTGGGGAAGCGCGTGTTTGCGTTCGGACATCCCACGCCGGACGCCGTCATCGACCGCTTCCTGAAAGACATGTCGGAGCCCGGAAGCGGAGGCGAGGGCCGGGACAGCTGCGCCTCCACGGCCAAGACACGGGAGTTCAACAAGCATTACACGGATATGTGCAAGGAGCTGGAGGCGgagaagaagcggaaggatATGATCGACGCGGAGAAGAGGGCGGCGGAGGGTTTCGGGTACAACGTCGGAGGAGGGTTCTGGTGGGACGATCCGGTGGATTCCATGGACGTGGAGGAGCTGGAGCAGTACATGGCAGCCCTCGGGGAGTTGATTAATAATGTCACCATGAGAGCAAATGATTTGATGCATGCGCAGAGTTCCAACTCTCAGTCGGCGCCGACCGCCGCATTCGGCGGCGTTTCAGGTCTCGACGTGGAGGGGTGCTCGACGTTCGGCGATGCGGCGTCGATTTTGAACCAGAATCCGGCTAACATTGGTGGCTTTGATTATTGTAACAATAATAATAGTTGCATGTTGCCGAACCTTGGAGATTTTGGACAAGGGATGGTGTGA
- the LOC140866523 gene encoding CASP-like protein 2A1 produces the protein MSKDIAIPVGSSRSEMGANEVDGSGGGSAMRTAETLLRILPMGLCVVALVVMLKNSQSNEYGSLTYSDLGAFRYLVHASGICAGYSLLSAIAAAVPRPANLSMAWAFFILDQLLTYIILAAGAISTEVVYLAYKGDVTITWSETCSSFGGFCRKATASVAITFIVTLCYAGLSLISSYRLFSKFEAPVAYTNKGIEIATFQT, from the exons atgaGTAAAGATATTGCGATTCCAGTAGGTTCTTCCCGTTCAGAAATGGGTGCGAATGAGGTTGATGGGAGCGGCGGAGGCTCCGCCATGCGCACGGCGGAGACGCTGCTAAGGATTCTTCCGATGGGCCTTTGCGTGGTGGCGCTAGTTGTCATGCTTAAGAACTCTCAGAGCAACGAGTATGGCTCCTTGACTTATTCCGATCTCGGAGCCTTCAG ATATTTGGTGCATGCGAGTGGCATTTGTGCCGGCTATTCCCTTCTGTCGGCTATTGCGGCGGCGGTGCCCCGTCCGGCCAACTTGTCCATGGCGTGGGCTTTCTTTATCCTCGACCAG CTGCTCACTTACATCATCCTTGCGGCGGGAGCCATATCTACCGAAGTGGTTTACTTAGCATACAAAGGCGATGTAACCATAACATGGAGTGAAACTTGCAGCTCGTTCGGCGGTTTCTGCCGCAAGGCCACTGCGTCCGTAGCCATCACGTTCATCGTCACCCTGTGTTATGCTGGCCTCTCACTCATCTCCTCCTACAGGCTTTTCAGCAAATTCGAAGCTCCTGTTGCATACACTAATAAAGGGATCGAAATCGCCAcatttcagacttga
- the LOC140867162 gene encoding cytochrome P450 83B1-like encodes MFNTMYFLLLALSFSIIFLFNLFRTKQSNNNRSNTTARLRLPPGPKGLPLIGNLHEFEPTQPHLWLYRLSKKYGPLMRLKFGCRPAIVISSARVAKLALKNNDLAFSGRPSLISFQKYSYDGRDITLSSYNETWREMRKLSLMHLFSVKQVVSFRPIRKDEVSTMIQEMNEKSGSSQVINLSRAAFFLTNRIISRAGFGKKYDEMGKRRFDKCLKEAQELGVAFFFGDYFPSLGWIDNLTGMKSRLDNNCRDLDNIYQETIDDHLDPNRPESMRGDILDLLIQLKHKQQASPVPVEWENVKGILMNVFIAGTDTSASLIVWVMTALIKKPEVMKKAQEEVRNALGNKGTVDEDDIPNLTYLKAIIKEALRLFPPTPLSVPRETIQKCTVDGYEIPEKTMVYVNVHAIGLDPEYWENPTEFSPDRFLNSTIDYRGHDFGLLPFGSGRRGCPGINFGIATVELALANLLYSFDWELPSGMKKEDIDMEMSPGITSHKKNDLCLLAKRYEYNN; translated from the exons ATGTTCAATACCATGTATTTCCTACTCCTAGCACTATCTTTCTCGATCATATTCCTTTTCAATCTCTTTAGAacaaaacaatccaacaacaacagGAGTAATACTACTGCTCGGCTCCGGCTCCCGCCGGGTCCGAAAGGGCTCCCGTTGATCGGGAACCTGCATGAATTCGAACCCACGCAACCCCACCTCTGGCTCTACAGACTCTCCAAGAAGTATGGGCCGCTCATGCGGTTGAAGTTCGGTTGCCGACCTGCGATCGTGATTTCTTCAGCCAGAGTAGCGAAATTGGCCTTGAAGAATAATGACTTAGCATTCTCTGGCAGGCCTTCACTAATtagcttccaaaaatattcTTACGATGGCAGGGATATTACCCTGTCCAGTTACAACGAAACTTGGAGGGAGATGAGGAAACTGAGCCTCATGCATCTGTTTAGCGTCAAGCAGGTGGTTTCGTTCCGGCCCATTCGGAAAGATGAAGTTTCTACCATGATCCAAGAGATGAACGAGAAATCGGGTTCGTCCCAGGTGATAAACTTGAGCCGTGCTGCCTTCTTTTTAACAAACAGGATCATTAGTCGGGCTGGATTCGGGAAGAAGTACGATGAAATGGGTAAAAGGAGGTTCGACAAATGTCTTAAAGAAGCTCAAGAACTGGGTGTGGCCTTCTTTTTTGGTGATTATTTCCCTTCATTGGGTTGGATTGATAATTTGACTGGGATGAAATCTAGACTTGACAACAACTGTAGGGATCTGGATAATATTTATCAGGAAACTATAGACGATCATCTCGATCCGAATCGACCCGAATCCATGAGGGGAGACATTCTTGATTTGCTGATTCAGTTGAAACACAAACAGCAAGCCTCTCCAGTTCCAGTTGAATGGGAAAATGTCAAGGGAATTCTCATG aaTGTATTCATCGCTGGGACCGATACAAGTGCATCCTTAATAGTTTGGGTCATGACGGCTCTCATCAAGAAACCCGAAGTAATGAAGAAAGCACAAGAAGAAGTTCGAAATGCGTTGGGAAACAAAGGtaccgtagatgaagatgatatcCCAAATCTTACCTATCTAAAAGCAATCATCAAAGAAGCACTAAGATTGTTCCCTCCGACTCCACTCTCGGTTCCCAGAGAAACTATACAAAAGTGCACTGTAGATGGGTACGAAATCCCGGAGAAAACCATGGTATATGTGAACGTTCACGCAATCGGTTTAGATCCGGAATATTGGGAGAATCCTACTGAATTTTCACCTGATCGTTTCTTGAATAGCACTATCGACTATAGGGGTCATGATTTCGGGCTGCTCCCATTTGGATCGGGGAGAAGAGGATGCCCTGGAATCAATTTTGGCATCGCGACTGTGGAGCTCGCACTCGCCAATCTTCTCTACTCCTTTGACTGGGAGCTTCCCAGTGGAATGAAGAAAGAAGACATTGACATGGAAATGTCTCCTGGAATTACAAGTCACAAGAAAAATGATCTTTGCCTTTTGGCCAAACGCTACGAATATAATAATTAG